One Spodoptera frugiperda isolate SF20-4 chromosome 30, AGI-APGP_CSIRO_Sfru_2.0, whole genome shotgun sequence genomic window carries:
- the LOC118269899 gene encoding xylulose kinase — protein MTEDSSKRTFLGFDFSTQRLKAIVIGEDFSVLHEADVEFDVDLPEFRTAGGVVRGTDRGEVIAPPLLWVKALDMVMDRLVVAGVDFSIIEAVSGAGQQHGSVWWSKDAESKLGKLSPDEFLHTQLATAFVTDSPVWMDSSTTVDCKELEEAIGAEELSKITGSRAYERFTGPQIRKMFRKRPRVYQAAARISLVSSFACSLLAGKIAPIDLADGSGMNLLDIRTKQWDEKCLQACGDESLSSKLGTPVPSATVVGSISPYFVGRYAFKPDCKVVAFTGDNCSALAGLRLRSGWVGLSLGTSDTLLLGLQSPAAPSAGHVLVGPTPDAPYMALLCFANGSLTRQNHRDRLAGNSWDAFNELLRATVRGNMGYMGIYYDTAEIVPRAAAGRWLQDGAGRGVERAAPQYEARALLEGQALARRAHAEDMGFTLDKSSRVIATGGASVNKELLQIFADVFDTPVYVQDQHANAALLGAAIRAAEVWSKETGITLPGSELKVSPVATPYPDHDKIYTPMLARYRQIIETIPKLG, from the exons atgaccGAGGATTCAAGTAAAAGAACTTTTTTGGGATTCGATTTTAGTACACAAAGG CTAAAAGCCATAGTTATTGGTGAAGACTTTAGTGTACTACATGAGGCTGATGTTGAATTTGATGTGGACCTGCCCGAATTTAg GACGGCTGGAGGTGTGGTACGTGGAACTGACCGAGGTGAGGTGATCGCACCTCCGTTACTATGGGTGAAAGCATTAGACATGGTGATGGACCGCCTCGTTGTGGCTGGAGTCGACTTCTCTATCATTGAAGCGGTTTCTGGAGCTGGACAG CAACATGGCTCAGTATGGTGGTCTAAGGATGCTGAGTCAAAGCTTGGCAAACTGTCTCCGGATGAGTTCCTCCACACCCAGCTGGCCACGGCCTTTGTGACTGATTCTCCTGTGTGGATGGACTCCAGCACCACTGTAGACTGTAAGGAGCTAGAGGAGGCTATAGGAGCTGAG GAGCTATCAAAGATCACGGGATCCCGTGCGTACGAGCGGTTCACAGGTCCTCAGATCCGTAAGATGTTCAGGAAGCGGCCGCGGGTGTACCAGGCGGCAGCCAGGATCTCGCTGGTGTCGTCCTTCGCCTGCTCGCTCCTGGCCGGCAAGATAGCCCCCATAGACCTCGCTGATGGCTCCGGCATGAACCTCCTTGATATCAGAACTAAGCAGTGGGATGAGAAATGTTTGCAG GCGTGTGGTGATGAATCTCTGTCTTCCAAGTTGGGTACCCCAGTGCCCAGTGCCACGGTGGTGGGCTCTATCAGCCCCTACTTCGTGGGCCGATACGCGTTCAAACCCGACTGCAAAGTGGTCGCCTTTACTGGAGACAACTGTTCAGCTCTTGCAG GTCTCCGCCTCCGCTCGGGTTGGGTGGGTCTGTCCCTGGGTACGAGCGACACGCTGCTGCTAGGGCTCCAGTCCCCCGCGGCCCCGAGCGCCGGCCACGTCCTGGTGGGCCCCACCCCCGACGCCCCCTACATGGCCCTGCTGTGCTTCGCCAACGGATCGCTGACCAGACAGAACCATCGCGACAGACTGGCCGGCAACAGCTGGGACGCCTTCAATGAACTACTGCGCGCTACTGTTCGAGGGAATATGGGGTATATGG GCATCTACTACGACACGGCGGAGATAGTCCCGCGCGCGGCGGCGGGGCGCTGGCTGCAGGACGGGGCGGGGCGCGGCGTGGAGCGCGCCGCGCCGCAGTACGAGGCGCGCGCGCTGCTCGAGGGACAGGCACTCGCGCGCAGGGCGCACGCAGAGGACATGGGCTTCACGCTCG ACAAGTCGTCCCGTGTGATAGCGACGGGCGGTGCGTCAGTCAACAAGGAGCTGTTGCAGATATTCGCCGATGTCTTCGACACGCCCGTCTACGTGCAG GATCAGCACGCTAACGCCGCGTTGCTAGGAGCAGCTATCCGCGCCGCCGAGGTATGGAGCAAGGAGACTGGCATAACTCTACCTG GTTCCGAGCTGAAAGTGTCACCAGTAGCGACCCCATACCCGGATCACGACAAGATCTACACTCCAATGCTAGCTCGCTACAGACAGATCATTGAAACCATCCCCAAACTAGGGTAA
- the LOC118269856 gene encoding splicing factor 3A subunit 1 isoform X1, giving the protein MPSIDVLPPPGMPMEPPIEEPQAPSAPVIGIIYPPPEVRNIVDKTASFVARNGPEFEARIRQNELGNPKFNFLNSGDPYHAYYQHKVKEIREGKGPDPGAPAMMGMPAIQRPGLAPATAARQQELLKAAAPAEPPPPRDPPPEFEFIADPPSISALELDIVKLTAQFVARNGRQFLTDLMKKEERNHQFDFLRPQHSLFQYFTRLLEQYTKVLLPPKELVSKLAAEVRSGVLEQARSRAAWHSHQARRKAADEAKIEKERLAYASIDWHDFVVVETVDYPAGEPGDFPPPTTPLEVGARVLAQERGEDITHGNEDDDTEMQLESESESETDDELAEMEDRTQQQQRPDDNRVQDMEEESSSSDDEGPAESGPRAPGDEAPLPPRPDRVVVKKYDPKRARPQPTPASEEWLVSPITGEKIPANKVADHVRIGLLDPRWLEQRDRAAAERTDRDEALAPGAAIEASLKQLAERRTDIFGVGDEETAIGKKIGEEERRRDDRVTWDGHTSSVEAATRAARAHITLEDQIQQIHKVKGLLPDEEKEKIGPKPVGPPGVTRVAPPRAAPAPPPRPPAPAPAPPAPQPVLLQPLPSLMVLPPMAPRPPLIPTPVGAVTAVGPVGAVAAVSAGGFPFGAVAPVEEEEGPAAKRPRTEDALEPEHSWMARHPGPVPLQVALPSLPERTEWRLDGRALPLSVALSTTVAELKNILQRSTNMPTAKQKLQYEGLFFKDTNTLAYYNVPPGAVLHLQVKERGGRKK; this is encoded by the exons ATGCCTTCAATAGACGTGCTTCCCCCTCCGGGGATGCCGATGGAGCCGCCGATAGAGGAGCCCCAAGCTCCTTCTGCTCCCGTCATTGGCATTATTTATCCTCCGCCAGAAGTGAGGA ATATTGTGGACAAAACTGCCAGCTTCGTAGCTCGAAATGGACCGGAGTTTGAAGCCCGTATCAGACAGAATGAGCTCGGAAACCCCAAGTTCAATTTCCTTAATTCCGGAGACCCGTACCATGCTTACTATCAACACAAGGTTAAAGAAATCAGGGAGGGAAAGG GTCCAGACCCAGGTGCCCCCGCGATGATGGGTATGCCTGCCATCCAGCGCCCTGGTCTCGCGCCCGCCACCGCAGCTCGTCAGCAAGAATTGTTGAAAGCTGCAGCTCCAGCTGAGCCACCACCACCACGTGACCCCCCACCAGAGTTTGAATTCATTGCAGACCCCCCATCTATCTCAGCACTTGAGCTTGACATAGTCAAACTGACCGCACAATTTGTGGCTAGGAACGGACGTCAGTTCCTTACCGACTTGATGAAGAAGGAAGAAAGGAACCATCAGTTTGATTTCCTTCGCCCGCAACACTCACTGTTCCAGTACTTTACTCGGCTGCTAGAACAGTATACGAAAGTGTTACTGCCACCAAAAGAACTAGTATCGAAGCTAGCTGCTGAAGTACGAAGCGGAGTATTAGAGCAAGCTCGTAGCAGAGCCGCCTGGCACTCTCACCAAGCGCGTCGTAAGGCAGCTGATGAAGCCAAAATCGAGAAAGAACGCCTTGCGTATGCTTCCATTGATTGGCATGACTTTGTCGTAGTAGAAACTGTGGACTATCCAGCGGGTGAGCCTGGAGACTTCCCACCCCCAACAACACCTTTGGAAGTGGGGGCTAGAGTGTTAGCACAAGAGAGGGGTGAAGACATTACACATGGAAATGAAGATGATGATACAGAGATGCAACTGGAATCTGAGTCGGAGTCTGAGACAGATGATGAACTAGCTGAGATGGAAGACCGCACACAACAACAGCAGCGTCCTGACGATAACCGCGTGCAGGACATGGAGGAAGAGAGCTCGTCGTCAGATGATGAAGGTCCTGCGGAGAGTGGGCCACGGGCGCCTGGAGACGAGGCACCGTTACCACCACGACCAGACCGCGTGGTTGTTAAGAAATACGATCCCAAACGTGCCAGACCTCAACCTACGCCAGCTTCAGAAGAATGGCTGGTGTCGCCTATCACTGGTGAGAAGATCCCGGCGAATAAGGTGGCTGACCACGTGCGCATCGGTCTGCTAGACCCGCGCTGGTTGGAGCAACGTGACCGCGCCGCCGCGGAACGTACCGACAGGGACGAGGCCCTCGCACCCGGAGCTGCTATTGAGGCTTCACTTAAACAG CTCGCGGAACGTCGTACGGATATCTTCGGTGTGGGTGACGAAGAAACTGCCATCGGTAAGAAGATCGGAGAGGAAGAGCGGAGGAGGGACGACCGGGTCACGTGGGACGGTCACACCTCTAGTGTGGAGGCTGCTACTAGAGCTGCGCGTGCGCACATCACACTCGAAGACCAAATTCAGCAGATACACAAG GTCAAGGGTCTACTCCCGgatgaagaaaaagaaaagattgGTCCGAAGCCAGTAGGTCCGCCGGGCGTGACCCGTGTGGCCCCGCCCCGTGCGGCGCCGgccccgcccccgcgccccccggCGCCagcgcccgcgccccccgcgccgcAGCCAGTGCTGCTGCAGCCGCTGCCGTCATTGATGGTGCTGCCACCAATGGCCCCGCGACCACCACTCATTCCCACTCCTGTTGGGGCCGTCACCGCGGTGGGGCCTGTTGGTGCTGTCG CTGCGGTGAGTGCGGGAGGGTTCCCGTTCGGTGCGGTGGCCCCCGTGGAGGAGGAGGAGGGTCCGGCCGCCAAGCGACCGCGCACTGAGGACGCCCTCGAGCCCGAGCACTCCTGGATGGCCAGGCATCCTGGACCTGTTCCACTACAG GTGGCGCTACCATCCCTGCCGGAGCGTACCGAGTGGCGGCTGGACGGGCGCGCGCTGCCGCTGAGCGTGGCGCTGTCCACGACGGTCGCGGAGCTCAAGAACATACTGCAGCGCTCCACCAACATGCCCACGGCCAAGCAGAAGCTGCAGTACGAG GGCCTGTTCTTCAAGGATACTAACACGCTGGCGTACTACAACGTGCCCCCTGGAGCCGTCCTACACCTGCAGGTCAAGGAGAGAGGTGGACGGAAGAAGTAA
- the LOC118269856 gene encoding splicing factor 3A subunit 1 isoform X2, whose translation MMGMPAIQRPGLAPATAARQQELLKAAAPAEPPPPRDPPPEFEFIADPPSISALELDIVKLTAQFVARNGRQFLTDLMKKEERNHQFDFLRPQHSLFQYFTRLLEQYTKVLLPPKELVSKLAAEVRSGVLEQARSRAAWHSHQARRKAADEAKIEKERLAYASIDWHDFVVVETVDYPAGEPGDFPPPTTPLEVGARVLAQERGEDITHGNEDDDTEMQLESESESETDDELAEMEDRTQQQQRPDDNRVQDMEEESSSSDDEGPAESGPRAPGDEAPLPPRPDRVVVKKYDPKRARPQPTPASEEWLVSPITGEKIPANKVADHVRIGLLDPRWLEQRDRAAAERTDRDEALAPGAAIEASLKQLAERRTDIFGVGDEETAIGKKIGEEERRRDDRVTWDGHTSSVEAATRAARAHITLEDQIQQIHKVKGLLPDEEKEKIGPKPVGPPGVTRVAPPRAAPAPPPRPPAPAPAPPAPQPVLLQPLPSLMVLPPMAPRPPLIPTPVGAVTAVGPVGAVAAVSAGGFPFGAVAPVEEEEGPAAKRPRTEDALEPEHSWMARHPGPVPLQVALPSLPERTEWRLDGRALPLSVALSTTVAELKNILQRSTNMPTAKQKLQYEGLFFKDTNTLAYYNVPPGAVLHLQVKERGGRKK comes from the exons ATGATGGGTATGCCTGCCATCCAGCGCCCTGGTCTCGCGCCCGCCACCGCAGCTCGTCAGCAAGAATTGTTGAAAGCTGCAGCTCCAGCTGAGCCACCACCACCACGTGACCCCCCACCAGAGTTTGAATTCATTGCAGACCCCCCATCTATCTCAGCACTTGAGCTTGACATAGTCAAACTGACCGCACAATTTGTGGCTAGGAACGGACGTCAGTTCCTTACCGACTTGATGAAGAAGGAAGAAAGGAACCATCAGTTTGATTTCCTTCGCCCGCAACACTCACTGTTCCAGTACTTTACTCGGCTGCTAGAACAGTATACGAAAGTGTTACTGCCACCAAAAGAACTAGTATCGAAGCTAGCTGCTGAAGTACGAAGCGGAGTATTAGAGCAAGCTCGTAGCAGAGCCGCCTGGCACTCTCACCAAGCGCGTCGTAAGGCAGCTGATGAAGCCAAAATCGAGAAAGAACGCCTTGCGTATGCTTCCATTGATTGGCATGACTTTGTCGTAGTAGAAACTGTGGACTATCCAGCGGGTGAGCCTGGAGACTTCCCACCCCCAACAACACCTTTGGAAGTGGGGGCTAGAGTGTTAGCACAAGAGAGGGGTGAAGACATTACACATGGAAATGAAGATGATGATACAGAGATGCAACTGGAATCTGAGTCGGAGTCTGAGACAGATGATGAACTAGCTGAGATGGAAGACCGCACACAACAACAGCAGCGTCCTGACGATAACCGCGTGCAGGACATGGAGGAAGAGAGCTCGTCGTCAGATGATGAAGGTCCTGCGGAGAGTGGGCCACGGGCGCCTGGAGACGAGGCACCGTTACCACCACGACCAGACCGCGTGGTTGTTAAGAAATACGATCCCAAACGTGCCAGACCTCAACCTACGCCAGCTTCAGAAGAATGGCTGGTGTCGCCTATCACTGGTGAGAAGATCCCGGCGAATAAGGTGGCTGACCACGTGCGCATCGGTCTGCTAGACCCGCGCTGGTTGGAGCAACGTGACCGCGCCGCCGCGGAACGTACCGACAGGGACGAGGCCCTCGCACCCGGAGCTGCTATTGAGGCTTCACTTAAACAG CTCGCGGAACGTCGTACGGATATCTTCGGTGTGGGTGACGAAGAAACTGCCATCGGTAAGAAGATCGGAGAGGAAGAGCGGAGGAGGGACGACCGGGTCACGTGGGACGGTCACACCTCTAGTGTGGAGGCTGCTACTAGAGCTGCGCGTGCGCACATCACACTCGAAGACCAAATTCAGCAGATACACAAG GTCAAGGGTCTACTCCCGgatgaagaaaaagaaaagattgGTCCGAAGCCAGTAGGTCCGCCGGGCGTGACCCGTGTGGCCCCGCCCCGTGCGGCGCCGgccccgcccccgcgccccccggCGCCagcgcccgcgccccccgcgccgcAGCCAGTGCTGCTGCAGCCGCTGCCGTCATTGATGGTGCTGCCACCAATGGCCCCGCGACCACCACTCATTCCCACTCCTGTTGGGGCCGTCACCGCGGTGGGGCCTGTTGGTGCTGTCG CTGCGGTGAGTGCGGGAGGGTTCCCGTTCGGTGCGGTGGCCCCCGTGGAGGAGGAGGAGGGTCCGGCCGCCAAGCGACCGCGCACTGAGGACGCCCTCGAGCCCGAGCACTCCTGGATGGCCAGGCATCCTGGACCTGTTCCACTACAG GTGGCGCTACCATCCCTGCCGGAGCGTACCGAGTGGCGGCTGGACGGGCGCGCGCTGCCGCTGAGCGTGGCGCTGTCCACGACGGTCGCGGAGCTCAAGAACATACTGCAGCGCTCCACCAACATGCCCACGGCCAAGCAGAAGCTGCAGTACGAG GGCCTGTTCTTCAAGGATACTAACACGCTGGCGTACTACAACGTGCCCCCTGGAGCCGTCCTACACCTGCAGGTCAAGGAGAGAGGTGGACGGAAGAAGTAA